The Oncorhynchus masou masou isolate Uvic2021 chromosome 13, UVic_Omas_1.1, whole genome shotgun sequence genomic interval CTTGGTCTGACTACCTAAAGAACTGGCTACCTAAAGAACTGGTGTGAGAAGGTGACGTACCGGCGTTctcagagaggaaggagaagtccTCCCTGGGATAGGAGGCTGAGGGCTGGATGAACATCCCCTCATCAAACCCTTCCTCTGGCTCTGGTGGGATGTTGTAGACGAACCGCCGCGTGATCTGTTTCTTCCTCCGCCCGCTCCCCGGCTGCACCCTCTGACCTTCCCTCTTCACCGCCACCACCCTGCCCGCCGCAGCCCCGGGAGCCGGCTCGTTCCAGACGAACACCGGCCCCGGTCCCGGAACGCTCGGAGGCTCGTTCTCAGCAGACTCGGATGAGTTCTCACAGCCCCAGCTGGAGCTTCCCAGGGCGCAGCCCTCCCCTGCAGACAGCTCCACGTCACTGGGCTCCTCCTTTATGCTGCCTCCCCCTGCTTGCTCCCCATCCTGGACATGACCACTGGCTTTGATTGACAGCTTGGACAGGATGCTGGTGGCCCAGAAGTTACTCCCAGGCTTCTTGTTGGTGCTGCCGTCTGAGCCCACCTGTCCAGCTCCGTCTTTGGCCACCGTTCTCCTCTTGTTGTAATCCACCACAACTGAGTCGGGGGCCTCCTGCTTGATGCTGATGTTGAGGGCTTCCTTGATGAACCCCCGACACGATCCCACCACCTCCGTCATCTGGAGGTAGGAGGCCACGGACATTACCTCGATGGCGTTCTGACTGGTCAGCAGGAGGTTACCGCTatacaggaagtccaggatgaCCGAGAAACCTGCCACTGCCGCCACGTCGAGGTGGGTGTCGGTGACTGTGGTCGTCTGGTCACATGACGAGGATGATGAGGAAGTGTTCTCGCTCTTGGTCAGGCAGTAGAGGGTCTTAAAGTAGCGGCTCCCGGCTACGAGGATGTTCTTGTGCGCCCGGAACACCTCTCCACTCACCACGATGTTGACGTCACAGAGGATTCCTCCCTTGCGTTGTTTGTTtagctcctgcagcagctggtagcAGTAGGAGTCCTGGTTGGGTTTGTTGTTCCTGTAGTAGTCTTCTGTTTCCATGTCTGTCCCCTGGGGGGGGTCCTCACAGCCAGGCCGCTCCAGCTCCTggtagacaacacacacacacacacacacacacacacacacagagagaacgagagagagagaaacaaatagATGAGCAGGATTAATGGCTAGGGACACACAAAGGAAAGGGACAATGACAGAGATGCACCTGGCAGGGGTGAAACTGGTCTGACTGGCTCCataatgggggaggtgttgcttcACCTGGAACTGGAAATGTGGTAACTACTTCCAAAGTAGACTGAAATACAGTCAGAGAGCTGCTTAGGTTACTGTTACTCCCACTTTTGCAGAAAATTATGGCGCAGGTTCCCAGATCCCGTCGATTTTTGTGTCCAGGAATAGGGCCTAATCTGGGTCTGTGACAGCAGCTAATGGTGTTATAACCAATCAAAACAGACGGAAACAGATTTAATTGTCCCAAAACCCCACCCGCTACCTGTCAATATGATGGCTGATGGGAGAGAAACTCATTCTTcttctacctccatccctccctctatcttcccTATCCCAACATGGGAGTTTCCCATCCAGGGCAGCAGGCCAAGCTGGTACggaggagagccagagagagggagtacaCAGCACAGCACTGCACTGACTGACATAACTGTTActatactaacacactgcctacATACATTTCTGCCTAGTTTGGAATTGCATAGCAGATGTCCTAATCCTGAGTAATTTACATTGCTCGAGCCCTgcattctctctcccccaccccactcTCCTTACACAGCTGGGTTTTCAGCTCAAGTAATTCATATTAAATCCATTTCTCTGCTCTTCGAGGtccccacccccctccctacTCTGAGTGACTGGAAGCCCTTGTCCGCGCAGGCATGATCGGGGTTATTATCAGGAGAAGCAAGGCACTCTGTTGCTGCTAGCTAACGCTAGGCAGGACCTggtctagaggaaaggagagagagggcgggagagagctagcagagagaagaagagatagaGCCAGGTCACCCCATTTACCCTCACAATACcaggctctctcctctcttgcagGCTCATTGTTCAGTGCTGCTTTGTGCCTCACTGGGGTTTCTTTGTATGGCCCTGCACTCACACACTTATTAGATACAGCAGCTAAACCCTGGCTCCTCTGTGCCTGCTCTGCTCTTTGCTCCCACTTAACCAGAAAGGCCCTGACTtgacacttgtgtgtgtgtgtgtgtgtgtgtgtgtgtgtgtgtgtgtgtgtgtgtgtgtgtgtgtgtgtgtgtgtgtgtgtgtgtgtgtgtgtgtgtgtgtgtgtgtgtgtgtgtgagtgagagtgtgtgtaagGGAGACGGGCTGCATGTGGCTCTCTAAGAGGGGCTAAGCCCTGAATAGGATAACAGGAAGGACGACGCAGAATGATTCAATCATCCACACAACCATACAATGGGCTCAATGCCAGAGAGTCGGTTACCTTATTTTCTGCCCTAACAGGATGGGTAGTATTTGGAGAGGTGTGGCATTGACACTTTGAAAGGCGTGTGTATACGGAAGGAGGGTGAGCAGGCAGATTAACCATCTCTGGTGAAATCACCTGCTTCCTGGTTGCATAAAGAGGCATATTTACTAtctttaaatcaaattttatttgtcacattcaccgaatacaacaggtgtggacttcaccgtgaaatgcttactcacgaGCCTTTCCCAACACAGTTATAAAGTAAGACAATGAGCAAATTAAACAGAAAATAGGAACacgaataacaataacgaggctttatacaaggagtaccggtaccaagtcaatgtgcaggggtacgaggtagtagaGATAATATGTacaggtaggggtaaaagtgactattGTTATTACACATTCACTGGATTAACAAGACGCAACAACtgacaggtcacaatggtggggaTACGTCCTGGTATTCAGGCAGTTTTAACCATAATAACTGCCACAGTAACAGACTGGTCACAATGGTTGGAGTACAGGCCTGCTACACTGCTGCATGTAGACCTAGGCTGTGTGAGCTGGGCTGCAGTACGGCGGTACGGAGGCCAGGCTAGGACACTACTCTCTCTGGCTCCATACTCGGCTCACCCTTCATCCAGATGTGCcacgtgttactgtgttagtgctGCTGGATCGGCAGGTCTCTCACACTGCTCTGGCTGAGTCCAAATGAGAATACCATGGTGAGAAGACGACCTCTGACGTGGCCATTTACTGTGAGCCAGGCCCAGTGATGTTATGGTGGAAACATGAGGTTAGAGTACTGGTAGGCTCGAGGCCCGTTGACGTTCATCATCTAAATGAAAtctagtgccttcagaaagtattcagacccctccctTTCTCCACATGTCATTACacaacagccttattctaaagtggattCGAAAAAAATTAtaatctcatcaatctacacacaatacccaataatggcaaagagaaaacaggttttccgagacaggattgtgtcggggcacagatctggggaagggtaccaaaaaaatgtctgcagcattgatgtttcccaagaacacagtggcctccatcattcttaaatggaagaagtttgtaaccaccaagacgactcctagagctggccgcctggacaaactgagcaatcgggggagaagggccttggtcagggaggtgaccaagaacacgacggaagctactcctcagtaaaaggaataTGACAAGGGCCGCttaaaaggactctcagaccatgagaaacaatattctctagtctgatgaaaccaagatggaactctttggcctgaatgccaagcttcacgtctggaggaaacctggcaccatccctacagtgaagcatggcggtggcagcatcatgctgtgggatgtttttcaactAAAGGGATTGGGAGACTAAATATGAacaaagtaaagtacagatatcgttgatgaaaacctgctccagagccctcaggacctgagactggggccaaggttcactttctaacaggacaacgaccctaagcacacagccaagacaacataggagtgattagggacaagtctctgaatgtccttgagtgggcccagccagagcccggacttgaacccaatcaaacatctctggagaggacctgcagagaaggatgggagaaactccccaaatacaagtttTCCAAtcatgtagcatcatacccaagaagacttgaggctgtaatcgctgccaagggttttatttattttattttatttatccattattttaccaggtaaattgactgagaacacgttctcatttgcagcaacaacctggggaatagttacaggggagaggagggggatgaatgagccaattgtaaactggggattattaggtgaccgtgatggtttgagggccagattgggaatttagcagGGACACCGGGGCTAACACCCCtacgtttaacgtcccatccgaaagacggcaccctacacagggcagtgtccccaatcactgccctggggcattgggatattattattatttttagaccagaggaaagagtgcctcctaatggccctccaacaccacttccagcaacaTCTGGTcccccatccaggaactgaccaggaccaaccctacttagcttcagaagcaagccagcagtggtatgcatggtggtatgctgctggcatagggtgcttcaacaaagtactaagtaaaggttctgaatacttacgtaaatgtaatATCAGCTTTATAAAATGTTCTAAAGAtttctaaaaaacattttttttcgttgtcattatgggttattgtgtggaGATTTAGGAAGGGAaactattgaatcaattttagaataaggctgtaacgtaacaaaatgtggaaaaggtctgaatactttccgaatgctctgtggGTGAAATTCTGTGTTTAGGCTATTACTATCGCCGGATTACTAAAATGGACTGCAAATGCAGGGTAGGCCGATACAAACAGATTGAAACGACTTTTACAGTAGATCTACCGACCAGTCCTTAACTGTGTGATGTAGGCTACTGTTGACTAATCTCTCACCATCCAGGAGTACAAATATAAAACACTTCCTCTTAAAACAGAGAGTAGAATTTGTGGAACAATATCCCAGAAAATAAAAAACTTACCAAGGGCCCTGGGCTAACGTGTCTACACACTACCATCCCATCCCTACCCTGAGGCCAGCTGGCTCCATACACTCCCCTAACCCGACCGTCCCCCAGATGCTAGAACAATGCGGCAGTGTGTCTGGCCCTAAGGTGTGGGTTGGGAGCAGGCCTCCAGGCCTCCCAACAATGCAAATAGCTCCTCGTTGGGTTGACGGATTCCAGGGATGAATTGCCCCCCCCCAGACTTTGGTCCGGAATTGGGTGAAGAAAATTATGCCATTTCATGTGCTGCCACAATGTAGTTCACACAGGAATTATATTCAAAACAGCATTAGGCTACTATATATGGGGGAAAACACCACAGGGAAAACATTTGACATTAACAACTGCACAGAAATTCAAGAAATTTTAAAAGGCatctaaaatatttttttcccaaAGCTACGAAATAAAATTAGGCTGTAGGAAAGTGTTTGATTATATGGTGGATATCCCTCGCTATCCCTAACCAAGCAGCCAGGGTAGTCTTGTTTTCAGGGAGGAGGACTACTTCTTCACTAATCCCTCCTCCCACTGCTTTCCTTCCTAATTAGTGATGTGTACAAGTTAGTGGATCCCTTCACTTTAAGTCATTCTGATTAGTGATTGCGTATATCGGACTGAACTAACCCTGGTGGTCTGGCAGTGTGATCCAATCCTCTTGCATTTCACTGACAAATTAGAGTCAAATTGTGGCTGCATGCTCTTAATTCCCCTGACAGCTTGAATCAGAGTCAGGATAAGAGGTGATAGGGCATAGATGTCAAATAGGAAACTGGGCTCTgtagttttttttatatacagcTGTGATTACTCTTTAACCCTGTGTAAAAACCCTGTAATTACTACAGTAGCTAACAACATTGTTAGATAGGATTTTAGTAATTGCTTTGTATTTGGGTAGCAATGGTGTTGGGCAGATTTTGTAATTACACAAGTGGAATGTTCCATCTCACCCAGAGGGTGTTTCATAGTCCTATGATGAATATTCCAAAAGTAATTTATTTGCAGCAATATACACATTCATCATTTTGGTATTGGGAACATCATCAAGTAATCAATAGTTGATATCAAGCCTAGGGGAAAGAACCCTTGGTGATGGTCTGTCATGGTTTCTGTCCTTCTGTACATACAACCTGACAATGTATAGCTTGGTAATTATATAATAAAAAACATACCATAAAAAAAAACTATTAACCCATGAATTGTATGGGTTGACAAAGTCCAGATGGTGCCATGACAACCCATGCTGCTGCCAGCATACATACACTACacgaacaaaagtatgtggacatatGCTCGTCGAATAtcgcattccaaaatcatgggcattaatatggagtttatcccccctttgctgctataaaatCCTActtcctctgggaaggctttgcactacatgttggaacattgctgcgtggacttgcttccattcagccattggagcattagtgaggtcggcactgatgttgggcgattaggcctggcttgcggTAGGcgatccaattcatcccaaacgtgTTCGgtggggttgaggtcgggggatctGTGCAGGggagtcaagttcttccacactgatctcaacataccatttctgtatggacctcgctttgtgcacaagggcattgtcatcctgaaactggaaagggccttccccagaacgttgccacaaagttagaatcgtctagaatgtatttgtatgctgtagcattaatatttcccttcactggaactaagggatcTAGCCCAAATCATgacaaacagccccagaccattattccttctccaccaaactttacagttggcactagaggtcgaccgcttaatcggaatggccgattaattagggccgatttcaagttttcataacaatcggaaatctgtatttttgggcgccgatttccgattataaaaaaaaaatgatacctttttatttaactaggcaagtcagttaagatcacattcttattttcaatgacggccttggaacggtgggttaactgccttgttcaggggcagaacgacagattttcaccttgtcagctcagggttccaatcttgcaaccgcacagttaactagtccaacgctcaaaccattgcactccacgagtagcctgcctgttacgcaaatgcagtagaagccaaggtaaattgttagctagcattaaacgtatcttataaaaaacaatcaatcataatcactagttataacgaCTAATCCAGCtgagcaggcaatattaaccaggtgaaattgtgtcatttctcttgcgttaattgcatgcagagtcagggtatatgcaacagttttagccgcctggctcattgcgaactaatttgccagaattttacgtaattatgacatacattgaaggttgtgcaatgtaacaagaatatttagatttagggatgccacccattagataaaataccaaacggttccgtatttcactgaaataataaacgttttgttttcaaaatgatagtttctggattcgatcatattaatgaccaaaggctcgtatttctgtgtgttattatgttataattaagtctgatttgatagagcagactgactgagcagcagcaggcccgtaatcattcattcaaacagcacttttgtgcgttttgccagcagctcttagcaagcactgtgctgtttatgacttcaagcctatcagcctaatggctggtgtaagcaatgtgaaatggttagctagttagctgggtgtgcgctaatgctgtttcaaacgtcactcgcttttagatttggagtagttattccccttgcgctgcaagggccgcggcttttgtggagcgatgggtaacgatgcttcgagtgtggctgttgttgatgtgttcctggtttgagcccaggtaggggcgaggagggggacggaagctatactgttacactggcaatactatagtgcctataagaacatccaatagtcaaaagtatacagtatgaaatacaaatggtatagagagaaatagtcctataaatactatattaactacaacctaaaacctcttaccttggaatattgaagtctcatgttaaaaggaaccaccaactttcatatatgttttcatgttctgagcaaggaacttaaacgttagcttttttacatggcacacattactttcttctccaacactttgtttttgaattattgaaaccaaattgaacatgtttcattatttatttgaggctaaattgattttattgatgttttatataagttaaaataagtgttaattcagtattgttgtaattgccattattacaccaaaaaatatatattttttcaaattggccgattaatcggtatcagcttttttggtcctccaataatcagtaccggcgttgaaaaatcgtaatcggtcgacctctagttggcactatgcatttcagcaggtagcgttctcctggcatccgccaaacccagattcttccgtcagactgccagatggtgaagcgtgattcatcactccagagaacgcgtttcctctgctccagagtccaacgcGGGCGAGGTTTCCACCAccccagccaatgcttggcattgcgcatggtgatcttaggtttgtgtgtggctgctcggccatggatacccatttcatgaagctcccgacaaacagttattgtgctgactttgcttccagaggcagtttgtaactcggtagtgagtgttgcaactgaggacagatgatttttacttgcttcagcactctgcagtctcgttctgtgagcttgtgtggcctaccacttcgcagcttatccattgttgctcctagacgtttccacttcacaataacagcacacacagttgaccggggcagcaggacagaaatttaacaaactgacttgttggaaagggggcatcctatgacagtgacATGATGAAAGTCACTGAGTCCATTATATTGCCAATGTTTACCTATGGCgactgcatggctgtgtgctcgattttatacacctgtcagcaacgggtgtggctgaaatagccgaatccactaaattgaatgggtgtccatatacttttgtatatatagtgtatgaaccTATTGTAACCTTTTCACAGAAAGAATTGCATGTGGGTCAGGAATGGAGGGTATGAAGGGGTAGCTAGCTGTCAAGCTGCTTGGACTTGATTTACCTCTCCTCTTGTCCAACCTAGCCCGTGACACACCATCTATGGATTCTGGGGAGTCATCTAGCACAATGCCTCTAATTTAGCTGCTCCAACGAGAGGGGAGAAATGCGCCAGAGGTCATTCTGCACTCCACTGTGCAAAGCAGaacagagaagggagggggggcagGGGTGCGGTTCACCAGCTAGCAAAGCAAGCTAGCAATCAACCAAGGTAGTTGCTGGGGCAACAAAAGCGTTTGTTGAATGGTTGCAAGTGCATTATACTCTGGCACAGAAGAAAACATACAACTCCAGGCAAATGTTAACAGTAGATAGCTAGCTGGTATGTGTACTGTCCCTGAAGctatggaaatatatatatatatataataacacCCTAAGGTAGCTAGCCACAAATGTGACTCCCATTACTTGTACGTGGAATAGCAAGTTAATGGGAGTCACACTGTCACTGGGCTACAGGCTAGCCAGATTTGTTTCGCTAGTAATTGGTTTTTGTATAAATGTCACCATTAAGCACATTTTAATAAACGTGAGCTGTAGCTAGGTATTTAGATTAACATGGGAGCATTGGGTAGGCTAGCTACCATTAACTATCAAACACGTCTGATTAGAACTAGCAAGAAGCTAGCTAAaaagtagctaacgttagcgaactAGGAAGCCAGCTGGATAGCCTCTCGCGGGGAAATGGAACTGCCAGGGAACTGAAACTCAGCTGTGCGTAAATATTAGCTAAGTTAGACACAACTCAAAATAATAACCATAAATGACGCTGTAGACACTTTACCTGTTTGGTCGGATCATTCCTTCCGTGCTCAGAAGACAGGTGATGTCTCAAAAGCAAGGCCCGTTTGTAATTTCGACTGCCTTTCACCAGCTCGTCGTTGTTTTTAGTGGCAATGTTGTGACACCAGGAGCAAGACATAAGTCCCGTCTCTTGGCAAAATTTGAGCCATGGGAACTCCTGTCGCCATGATGCTTGGAATGGCGAATGTTTCTGGAGTAACGTCTGCGGTCTCATTTCTACCCAAGACTTCCTGGCACCACCCGTTTCCTGATCCCCGTCTCCCCCGCTCCCCGCTTCGCCTCTGTCCTCGCTGTTCAGGCCGTTCCCCGCTGTCCAGTTACTCCCTTTCCTGGACTCGTCTTTTCTGACAGTTACTGCCACCCAACCGACACGATCATCTCCGTTCCCGTCTGCCCAGTTGCCCCCTTCCgggtcctcttcctcctccgccTCTGGTTCTGTGCTATCGCTGACAGATCccccaccctccactctctcttgcGATGGTCCTTTTGCCCCCAGATCCCTATCCTCTTCTTGATCTGGTCTGTTCCCGTTCAAATTTCGGTCTTGACAGGCCTGGGCCTCCCAGCTGTTACTGTTGCTCCCCCCGACACCACTGGAACCGGTTACGGCTAATCCACCTCCTCTGAACGCCAGCGACCTGCGGTTTCTCTCCCCAGACATTTTCTTAATATATTAAAATATACCACTTTCTTAACAATATCCCTATCGACTAATGTCGATATATTAAAGTATTCTATGTTGCGGATCCGAATTAAATGTCTGTTTATCGTTTTTTCCTACTTTGGCCTCCTGGTGAGAGTATGTAGGTTATGCGGAAATAAATAAAGCTTTAAAACGCATAATGAATTTCAGGGTTCTAGCTGCGTCCGCGCAGGCCCTACAGAGGTCGAATGGCAACGACTTTCCCCACAATGCACTTCGACCAGAGAAAGGGGGGTCGTGGGGGGTCATTTAAAGGAAGATGGGGGTGCTGTTCTTTTGTAGCTCAAAGCTGTTTACAGCAAGGGGTCTTTTGTGTGAGTGGCTGCACCCATTTTCCGCGTGCTTTTCATCTTTGGTTTTGCATGTCTCCAACCAACAAATCCTTGTCCTCCTTTCAGACCTCCTGCCAAGCGGGGTGACGGTCCCCTTGTATTTAACTGCATCAAACAGATCTAGTGCGCACCAATGGTATTTGTATTACATTAATTTCAATGGGCAGGTACAACGAATGATCCAACCAAACGCACAAGGTGTGGTGGTGACTTAGGAACATACAGATACTAGATACTCTCTGTATGTTTCTAGGTGGTGACACAGCTACCAGGTGAATGATCAACACTTTCATGGTTCTTTGCGTTCCACATTTTTCTCCATTACTATTTCGTTATTTCCAATATTTTTTATGCAATCCAACATCACCCAGTTTTTTTTATAGGCATATAATAAAATAAAGTCAAACAAATGTCCAAATAAGTGTATATTTTGTTAAAATTAATTATGTGAAAAACCACAGCAATATCATAAACtgtaataatcaataacaatcTAAATACGTAACTAATAATTGATTGGAAATGTATACAGTCCAACGCGGCCGagtggaaaatatatattttcattcGGTTTTATTGATGAATAAACCAAAATTAGTAGTGTGTGATGATACAGTAAGTAATACGTAATACGTAAGTAATACGCTTATGTTTAGATAACACCAAAAACATAAAACATTTGTTTAGGTATAACTGACATGTTTTCGTTTTTCTCCCACATATTATTGAAGTTACACTGCCACAATCAATATGTGAATATATATTGATCTAAAACCTAGAATAATCCCATGGAAGCCTGCTCCTGACCATTTCCTCCTGCAGGTGGCAGTAGTCTTTCATGATTCGCTGAGTTTTCTGACTGACAGCACTGTTCCAGTAATGCGTTGCTAGGCCTAGCGTCCAGTTTCAAAACCAGTAAAGGACTAAACAAGGACACAGTGTGTGAACATGATGGGGAGTGTGACCCACTCTGTTTCTGGTAATGGCAGGTGTATATAAAGCCTTGTCAGGTCTAAATCCAGAGTGAAAGGGAGGGTAATACAATATGCATACCCATACAACCAGTCTGGTGTGTCAACAGACAGTCTATAGACAGTCTGGTTATAGTCTTGAGTCAAAACTCATATTGGGTGTATATCAATTAGGTTACAGGTCAGATTGAAACCCAGTCTGGAAGGTCACTCTGGGGCCACATTAAATCCACTTGTGTATGTTCAGAAAGACATCAATATGGCTGTCCTACAATGAAATATAGAAAAATTACTATAACGAAATGTGAAATATTAGTTTGTCAGCCTTGGCGCGCTGAAATAGACAGCTTGATTACATGTTACACATTGAAACACGTGCCTGGATCTGgttgtgttcgtaaattcagagaaTTTAGCTCTGGCAGCCCACACTGGACGCGGTGTAGGGTTGATCCAAGCGTTCTGGCATCACACCGGCAGTCAAGCACCACTGCCTGACCGTTGCCTAGCttactagctacttccagacacatatgagagaacacctcactctgaacATTTTACTCATCCTAGAAGAGCTGGTTAGCCTGTGTtcattacctttatttaactaggtgtaacagtatagcttccatcctccccctcgccccgggctcaaaccagggaccctctacaCATATCAACAACcgacacccacaaagcatcgttacctatAAGCATCGTTACCTATCACGCCACAAAAGCCGGggcccttgcagggcaaggggaacaactacttcaggtctcagagcgagtgatgttaccgattgaaacgctattagagcGCACCAACGCTAATcaactagccatttcacatcggtcacataggctagtcagttaataacatattcttatttacaaatgacggtctaggaactgCCTTGTTTAGTTTTTGTCGACGTTTACTGACaacggccatattcaacgggtgttgagcatttgtaaattcattagttattctgcgctctggcaaaCTCAGACGAGAGCTCTCTGAAGACGAAGTAGATAGCCAGAgggaatttacgaacgcaccctcTGTTTATACTTCTACGTGCTCTTTCTACGGCTTGACGTCACAGAGGACCCCACCTACCGCGAGCATGTGAGTGCACAAGATTGCAGGAGCGAAGTGGGGAACCTGCAAGCTTTTGGATCAAATAAGAATAGCAGCAACAGCAAATAGCGTGAGGATGGAACAAGCAGATCAAGGTAAGGTATTTGTTACAGCATGCAAAATGATAGTACTATTACTGACAACCATTTTAAAACTCTGTTTAGTTTGTTTCTAACcaaagttagccagctagctgtaGGCTAATCAGAGCATATGTTAACTAACTCAAGTTCAGCCTTCTGCAGaagctttaaaaaataaaatctaaAACAAAGAATGTTCTAGTCTTCGATATACCCAGACAATAATATGCAAGCCATTAATCTCAAACCAGACAAGTTAAACAAGATAGTCAAACATTGT includes:
- the LOC135551905 gene encoding zinc finger and BTB domain-containing protein 10-like, encoding MSGERNRRSLAFRGGGLAVTGSSGVGGSNSNSWEAQACQDRNLNGNRPDQEEDRDLGAKGPSQERVEGGGSVSDSTEPEAEEEEDPEGGNWADGNGDDRVGWVAVTVRKDESRKGSNWTAGNGLNSEDRGEAGSGGDGDQETGGARKSWVEMRPQTLLQKHSPFQASWRQEFPWLKFCQETGLMSCSWCHNIATKNNDELVKGSRNYKRALLLRHHLSSEHGRNDPTKQELERPGCEDPPQGTDMETEDYYRNNKPNQDSYCYQLLQELNKQRKGGILCDVNIVVSGEVFRAHKNILVAGSRYFKTLYCLTKSENTSSSSSSCDQTTTVTDTHLDVAAVAGFSVILDFLYSGNLLLTSQNAIEVMSVASYLQMTEVVGSCRGFIKEALNISIKQEAPDSVVVDYNKRRTVAKDGAGQVGSDGSTNKKPGSNFWATSILSKLSIKASGHVQDGEQAGGGSIKEEPSDVELSAGEGCALGSSSWGCENSSESAENEPPSVPGPGPVFVWNEPAPGAAAGRVVAVKREGQRVQPGSGRRKKQITRRFVYNIPPEPEEGFDEGMFIQPSASYPREDFSFLSENAELANQIQYSLLQDSSQQGESWENGESSDTALNKLKCPHCNYIAKHRRTLKRHLIIHSGVRSFSCDICGKLFTRREHVKRHSLVHKKDKKYKCMVCKKIFMLAASVGIRHGSRRYGVCVECADSHQATQEGLESLEGFVREDDDFEEGGEGEEPDEDMAEEGEEPNDNDQSNWEEGDTGAALENE